In Dyadobacter subterraneus, a single genomic region encodes these proteins:
- a CDS encoding hybrid sensor histidine kinase/response regulator — MTAQTLFLVSIHILVQAQNLRFNHLTTNEGLSQSHVTAILKDKQGFMWFGTEDGLNKYDGYIFTHYKHQPDDKNSITDSYIQDLLEDKKGNLYVATSSGLDRFDRNKNSFRHLFTQDVNDIFQDSENRIWLGTQNGLFLFDQKGNRFRFFQHAGQNRSSESRNPILRIEEEMDGSLWLGTEKGLYQVVLKNQKYTSRHVAMACKNCLPAAPVRALCKDGNGRLWIGTRGAGLYMYKHDQQAFQNFQHQPSQENSIAHNDILTIMEAKDHNLWIGTENGGISMYNVVTGQFHRYQQRPNEPATLGNNSVYSIYQDDAENFWIGTYAAGVDFLPRFGEKFRSYRTIPANPASLTNNVVLSICGDSLGRRVWLGTDGGGLNVFDSQSNTFSNYRHDPKNPKSISNDHVISIIRISKDVLALGFHDGGFDFFNTKTAAAQHHLPDPGDPNSLSFADVNNLYKDRQDNIWIGTWGGGLNSYNLKTERFTRYRTNPRDSSSISSDIVTTVFQDQEGNIWVGTYNGLNRLDVVRQRFKRYGRKAGNSVSISHNKVQCIVQTDPGGLWIGTVGGGLNYFDTVTQTFKAYTEKDGLASNVVFAMLQDHHNNLWLSTNKGISRLDLQKRTFRNFGVKDGLQGNEFRDNSCFVSSAGQMFFGGVNGFSSFNPDSISYNRFAAPLFLTGLQIFNKTVTAGDRSAVLIKDISQTNELVLSYKQSVFTLEFAALNYTIPEKNQYAYQLEGFDPAWNYVGTRRTATYTNLDAGTYTFRVKASNNDGMWNPVGRSLKITITPPFWLTWWFRLIALSTGTGVLILIYLVRTHASRRHKKLLIKEVKQRTMQLEVAIEEERKAKRAVEKAIEQEKKAKQQAELASRAKSAFLAVMSHEIRTPMNGVIGMASLLAETELDPEQRSYTESIQSSGSSLLTVINDILDFSKIESGHMQLEEAPFNLRSCIEAVMDVFSAKTVESKLELLYTIERGVPEQLIGDSLRLSQILTNLIGNAVKFTNMGEVVLSVQLHEGIEVDQKIRLYFSIKDTGIGISQDKIGRLFKAFSQVDSSTSRQYGGTGLGLAISQKLVGLMGGTIQVSSSEGKGSTFEFSLLFKMQLPFHAGISVDHKDFSTAMVLIAEGNASSRRILADQLNDWGMVVLQAANGQQALHLLAENKAVQLVITGMNMVPVDGIGLAMRTNQNYPGLPVILLSAGSELPKEQKALFSALLKKPFRQKLLFNTVQQQLKNKDVGYAAGTTAPEVFNKLLYAGFSSKYPLNILVAEDNKVNQIVILNVLSKLGYKPTLVFDGAQAVQSASQNAFDLILMDVQMPHMDGLEATKIIKAGNLGRPYIIAMTANAMPEDKNQCFDAGMDEYVSKPLKLEELMQILEKFSRLIRERKQ; from the coding sequence TTTCCCAAAGCCACGTGACGGCCATTCTCAAAGACAAACAAGGTTTTATGTGGTTTGGAACAGAAGACGGGCTCAATAAATATGATGGCTACATCTTTACCCATTATAAACATCAACCTGACGACAAAAACAGTATAACAGACAGCTATATCCAGGATTTATTAGAAGATAAAAAAGGCAACCTGTATGTTGCCACATCCAGTGGTCTTGACAGGTTTGACAGAAATAAGAACAGTTTCAGACACTTATTTACCCAAGATGTTAACGATATTTTCCAGGACAGTGAAAACAGGATCTGGCTTGGTACTCAAAATGGGCTTTTCCTATTTGACCAAAAAGGCAATAGATTTCGATTCTTTCAGCATGCCGGGCAGAATCGCAGTTCAGAAAGCAGAAATCCAATTCTTCGTATTGAGGAAGAAATGGACGGTTCACTGTGGCTGGGAACGGAAAAGGGGCTTTACCAAGTAGTGCTTAAAAATCAGAAATATACAAGCCGCCATGTTGCAATGGCATGCAAAAACTGCTTACCGGCAGCACCTGTCAGAGCCCTTTGTAAAGATGGCAATGGACGTTTATGGATAGGAACCAGGGGCGCCGGGCTTTATATGTACAAGCATGACCAACAAGCCTTTCAAAACTTTCAACATCAGCCTTCTCAAGAGAATTCAATTGCACATAATGATATTCTTACTATAATGGAGGCTAAGGATCATAACCTTTGGATCGGAACCGAAAACGGTGGAATAAGCATGTATAACGTTGTTACAGGCCAGTTTCATCGCTATCAGCAACGACCCAATGAGCCGGCCACCTTAGGCAATAATTCTGTTTATTCGATCTATCAGGATGACGCTGAGAATTTCTGGATTGGCACCTATGCTGCCGGGGTTGATTTTTTGCCCAGGTTTGGCGAGAAATTTCGGTCTTACCGGACCATTCCAGCAAATCCTGCCAGCCTTACAAACAACGTGGTGCTTTCCATATGCGGGGATAGTTTAGGCAGGCGTGTATGGCTAGGCACAGATGGCGGCGGATTGAATGTATTTGACAGCCAAAGCAATACATTTTCAAATTACCGGCACGATCCTAAAAACCCAAAATCCATCAGTAATGACCATGTGATTTCGATAATAAGAATTTCTAAAGATGTATTGGCGCTCGGGTTCCACGATGGGGGCTTTGATTTTTTTAATACTAAAACCGCTGCTGCGCAGCACCATTTACCAGATCCTGGTGACCCAAACAGTCTTTCGTTTGCAGATGTTAACAACCTATATAAAGACCGCCAGGATAATATATGGATAGGCACCTGGGGCGGCGGGTTGAACTCTTACAACCTGAAAACCGAAAGATTTACGCGCTACCGGACTAATCCCAGAGACAGCAGCAGCATTAGCTCAGACATCGTAACAACTGTTTTTCAGGATCAGGAAGGCAATATCTGGGTTGGAACCTACAATGGACTCAACCGGCTGGATGTCGTCCGGCAGCGCTTCAAGCGTTACGGACGTAAAGCAGGCAATAGCGTGTCGATCTCGCATAATAAGGTCCAATGCATTGTCCAGACTGATCCAGGCGGCTTGTGGATAGGCACAGTCGGAGGAGGACTCAATTATTTTGATACCGTCACTCAAACATTTAAGGCCTACACCGAAAAGGATGGGCTGGCCAGCAATGTTGTATTTGCCATGCTGCAAGATCATCACAACAATTTATGGTTAAGTACCAATAAGGGCATTTCAAGACTGGATCTTCAAAAGAGAACATTTAGAAACTTTGGGGTCAAAGACGGTCTTCAGGGAAACGAGTTCAGAGATAATTCCTGTTTTGTGAGCAGTGCCGGGCAAATGTTTTTCGGCGGGGTGAATGGGTTTAGCAGCTTCAACCCAGATAGCATCAGCTACAACCGATTTGCCGCACCGTTGTTTCTTACTGGGCTTCAGATTTTTAACAAGACTGTTACAGCTGGTGACCGCTCGGCAGTTCTAATAAAAGATATCTCCCAAACCAACGAACTGGTACTCTCATACAAGCAGTCTGTATTTACACTTGAATTTGCAGCACTTAACTATACCATACCGGAAAAAAACCAGTATGCCTACCAGTTGGAAGGGTTTGATCCGGCCTGGAATTATGTCGGCACAAGGCGCACGGCAACCTATACAAACCTTGATGCTGGAACGTATACTTTCAGGGTTAAAGCGTCCAATAATGACGGGATGTGGAACCCGGTGGGCAGGTCTTTAAAAATCACTATTACTCCGCCGTTTTGGCTGACCTGGTGGTTCAGGTTGATCGCTCTGAGTACTGGCACTGGTGTTTTGATCTTGATTTACCTGGTGCGAACACATGCGAGCCGAAGGCACAAGAAATTGTTGATCAAAGAAGTCAAACAGCGTACCATGCAGCTGGAAGTGGCTATTGAAGAGGAGAGAAAAGCCAAGCGAGCCGTAGAGAAAGCTATTGAGCAGGAAAAAAAAGCGAAGCAGCAGGCCGAGTTGGCCAGTAGGGCTAAAAGTGCTTTTCTGGCTGTGATGAGTCACGAGATCAGGACGCCTATGAATGGGGTTATTGGTATGGCTTCACTGCTTGCGGAAACGGAGCTGGATCCTGAGCAGCGCAGTTACACGGAAAGTATACAGTCAAGCGGAAGCAGTTTACTGACGGTGATCAATGATATTTTGGACTTCTCAAAAATAGAATCGGGCCATATGCAGCTTGAGGAAGCACCGTTCAACCTTCGAAGCTGCATCGAAGCGGTGATGGATGTGTTTAGTGCTAAAACCGTAGAATCTAAACTTGAGCTGCTTTACACAATAGAGCGTGGCGTACCCGAGCAGTTGATTGGCGATAGTCTTCGGCTTAGCCAGATCCTTACGAATCTGATTGGAAATGCTGTGAAATTTACCAATATGGGAGAGGTTGTATTATCAGTCCAGCTGCATGAGGGCATAGAAGTGGATCAAAAAATTCGACTGTACTTTTCAATCAAAGATACCGGAATCGGTATTTCCCAAGATAAGATCGGTAGGTTGTTCAAGGCCTTTTCGCAGGTAGACTCCTCCACCAGCCGACAATATGGCGGTACAGGCCTAGGCCTTGCCATTTCACAGAAACTGGTTGGTCTGATGGGCGGTACCATTCAAGTAAGCAGCTCTGAAGGTAAAGGTAGCACCTTCGAATTTTCATTGCTTTTCAAAATGCAACTTCCTTTCCATGCTGGCATTTCGGTAGATCATAAAGATTTTTCGACAGCTATGGTCCTTATAGCAGAAGGTAATGCCAGCAGCCGCCGGATATTGGCGGACCAGCTTAACGATTGGGGAATGGTTGTCCTGCAGGCAGCCAATGGCCAGCAAGCGCTGCATCTACTGGCAGAAAATAAAGCGGTACAGTTGGTGATTACCGGGATGAATATGGTGCCTGTCGACGGCATAGGGCTTGCAATGAGGACCAACCAAAATTACCCTGGGCTTCCGGTGATACTTCTAAGTGCCGGAAGCGAACTGCCCAAGGAACAGAAGGCGCTTTTCAGTGCCTTGCTGAAAAAACCATTCAGGCAAAAATTACTTTTTAATACGGTTCAGCAGCAGCTTAAAAACAAAGATGTTGGCTATGCAGCTGGTACAACAGCGCCTGAAGTGTTCAATAAATTACTTTACGCAGGCTTTTCAAGCAAATATCCGCTCAACATCCTTGTGGCAGAGGATAATAAGGTCAATCAGATTGTGATATTAAATGTTCTCAGCAAGCTGGGCTATAAACCAACGCTTGTTTTCGATGGAGCTCAGGCGGTGCAGAGCGCAAGTCAAAACGCATTTGATCTCATTTTGATGGACGTACAAATGCCACATATGGACGGGCTTGAAGCAACAAAAATAATTAAGGCAGGTAATTTGGGTAGGCCCTATATCATTGCAATGACCGCCAACGCTATGCCTGAGGATAAAAATCAATGCTTTGACGCTGGGATGGACGAGTATGTTAGTAAACCTTTGAAATTGGAAGAATTAATGCAGATCCTTGAAAAATTCTCCAGGTTAATACGAGAGAGGAAGCAGTAA